One window of the Triticum dicoccoides isolate Atlit2015 ecotype Zavitan chromosome 3B, WEW_v2.0, whole genome shotgun sequence genome contains the following:
- the LOC119274956 gene encoding serine/threonine-protein phosphatase 7 long form homolog, with the protein MDKFVRIYSGGELVKGPNGVEFGDLSEQGIWFKAAPTYSELIDAVYKKLGLEPTMHDLRAQGRTNVGGGAHRHFIMVPIDDDMSWSNYVKAVFNGTDWNCLEVYVQAEERPSAESVSPEPALLDSEPPDAQCQNSPPPDPEQGAPLFTPLMVTVNAPTVHPRLRKTRSTRARAGIGGRFAGEEVQPGQYQCGASGTVDTTSYLLIGLYDEVHRAHALAAGQHLSELNPRNREPLRFDKRYERYLRPAGLMGLANICRAGLPSIDRALVSALVDRWRPETHTFHMPCGEITITLQDVAMILGLPISGHAVIVNKTESYIELYQRYLGKTPPSDKSRPGLRVAWVRAEFNKCPEDADEETVKQHARAYILSLVGGLLFPDASGDRYTVYPFPLIADLENIGSYSWGSATLAYLYRAMCDACRRQSDQSNLTGCLLLLQFWSWERFPIGRPDMLKPKFPNVDELEDDRDRPTVGLRWVVGACTYRSAPARCYEHFTNEFDLLTDDQVVWSPYRDDRVKTLHLAPICTQDSHLWLTQAPLVFFFMVEVYTPERVMRQFGLHQECPPPFRDTSVELHWCCRGKVRSDWADKHKSFVDMWEVKEQHVVMEERPYDHANYMDYLRWYRRSTRIRLCTPRISNGHQDGASVRTATADNEDSLRASKLRYTPRAHLIHSVTDKLTILAKEAASQKGCSRGECSAFIERVTRTCVELVGELGGSLLCDIAAAVPDSTTIAAEQGSEGQRDTEDELNNSMVPDQENESGPVREKRTRFQVDHTQVNSRVHSRSPSKRRRGGPAPR; encoded by the exons ATGGACAAATTTGTGCGAATTTACAGCGGCGGGGAGCTGGTGAAGGGTCCAAATGGGGTGGAATTCGGGGACCTCTCCGAGCAGGGTATATGGTTCAAGGCAGCACCCACATACAGTGAGCTAATTGATGCTGTGTACAAGAAGCTCGGGCTGGAACCTACAATGCACGACCTCCGTGCACAGGGGAGGACGAATGTTGGCGGTGGCGCTCATCGGCACTTCATCATGGTGCCTATCGACGACGATATGTCCTGGAGTAACTATGTCAAAGCAGTTTTCAATGGCACCGACTGGAATTGCCTGGAGGTTTATGTTCAGGCAGAGGAGCGTCCATCTGCAGAGTCGGTTTCCCCAGAGCCTGCATTGCTGGACAGTGAACCACCGGATGCGCAGTGCCAGAATTCCCCACCACCAGATCCAGAACAGGGTGCTCCTCTTTTTACTCCTTTGATGGTGACAGTCAATGCACCTACCGTTCATCCACGACTACGAAAAACAAGGAGCACCAGGGCCCGTGCTGGCATTGGTGGGCGGTTTGCAGGTGAAGAGGTTCAGCCTGGTCAGTACCAGTGTGGAGCTTCAGGGACAGTTGATACAACTAGCTATCTTTTAATTGGGCTGTATGACGAGGTTCATCGTGCTCATGCTTTAGCAGCAGGCCAG CATCTAAGTGAGCTCAATCCTCGTAACCGTGAGCCTCTTCGGTTTGACAAGCGGTACGAACGTTACCTTAGGCCAGCTGGGTTGATGGGGTTGGCGAACATTTGCAGGGCTGGACTGCCCTCCATTGATCGTGCACTCGTCTCTGCACTAGTTGATAGGTGGAGACCTGAGACACACACTTTTCACATGCCTTGTGGTGAGATTACAATCACACTACAGGATGTTGCGATGATTCTTGGGCTACCTATCTCTGGACATGCTGTCATTGTAAACAAAACAGAGTCCTACATTGAATTGTACCAGCGTTACCTTGGGAAGACACCTCCTTCTGATAAGTCCCGTCCTGGGTTGAGGGTTGCATGGGTCAGAGCCGAGTTTAATAAGTGCCCTGAAGACGCCGACGAGGAGACCGTAAAGCAGCATGCAAGGGCATACATCCTTAGCCTGGTTGGTGGTCTATTGTTTCCTGATGCCTCTGGTGATAGGTACACCGTATATCCCTTTCCGCTGATAGCTGATCTTGAGAACATTGGTTCATACAGTTGGGGTTCTGCTACTCTGGCATATCTCTACAGGGCAATGTGTGATGCTTGCAGGAGGCAATCAGATCAAAGTAATCTGACTGGTTGCCTTCTGCTCCTTCAGTTCTGGTCATGGGAGCGCTTCCCAATCGGCAGGCCAGATATGCTAAAGCCGAAATTCCCAAACGTCGATGAGCTAGAGGATGACAGGGATAGACCAACAGTTGGTCTCAGATGGGTTGTGGGGGCGTGCACGTATCGGTCAGCTCCAGCACGTTGCTACGAGCACTTTACAAATGAGTTCGACTTATTAACAGATGACCAGGTTGTTTGGAGCCCATATAGGGACGACCGCGTGAAGACACTACATCTTGCACCTATATGTACCCAGGATTCTCATTTGTGGCTAACTCAAGCACCTCTAGTTTTTTTCTTTATGGTGGAGGTTTACACACCGGAGAGAGTGATGCGTCAATTTGGTCTCCATCAGGAATGCCCGCCACCATTTCGGGACACCAGCGTGGAACTCCATTG GTGTTGCCGTGGAAAGGTCCGTAGTGATTGGGCAGATAAGCACAAGTCTTTTGTGGATATGTGGGAAGTAAAGGAGCAGCATGTTGTCATGGAAGAACGACCATACGATCATGCCAACTACATGGATTATTTGCGGTGGTACAGACGGTCGACACGTATCCGCCTCTGCACACCAAGAATAAGTAATGGCCACCAGGATGGGGCATCCGTGCGAACTGCAACAGCTGACAATGAAGATTCTTTGCGTGCTTCAAAGCTTCGGTACACCCCCAGAGCTCATCTGATCCACTCAGTG ACCGACAAACTCACTATTCTGGCGAAGGAGGCAGCTTCACAAAAGGGCTGCTCCAGAGGCGAATGTAGCGCTTTCATTGAGCGAGTCACTAGAACGTGTGTAGAACTTGTTGGGGAACTTGGCGGGTCATTACTTTGCGACATTGCTGCTGCGGTTCCAGATTCAACAACTATTGCAGCTGAACAGGGGTCCGAGGGCCAGAGGGACACAGAGGATGAGTTAAATAACTCCATGGTGCCTGATCAGGAGAATGAGTCGGGCCCTGTTCGTGAGAAGCGGACTCGATTCCAGGTTGATCATACACAAGTGAACAGCAGGGTCCATTCAAGGTCACCAAGCAAGAGGAGGAGGGGTGGACCAGCTCCAAGATGA